One Setaria italica strain Yugu1 chromosome I, Setaria_italica_v2.0, whole genome shotgun sequence DNA window includes the following coding sequences:
- the LOC101765055 gene encoding tripeptidyl-peptidase 2: MWPSLHKPVAHAHLRLLLAVSACSGPLHFGTTTSAVAAAVTTRGPSPSSGVAATAMPSSSSSPPPPAEETTAAASPAGGFRLTEPSFLESLMPKKEIGVDRFLAAHPEYDGRGALIAIFDSGVDPAAAGLQTTSDGKPKILDVIDCTGSGDVDTSKVVKADADGAIVGASGARLVVNSSWKNPSQEWHVGCKLIYELFTYTLTSRLKKERKKKWDEENQEAISDALKQLNEFEKKHTKPDDATLKKAHEDLQSRLDYLRKQAEGYDDKGPVIDIVAWHDGDVWRVAVDTQTLEGKNNGGKLADFVPLTNYRLERKYAIFSKLDACSFVANIYDDGNLVSIVTDCSPHATHVAGIAAAFHPDEPLLNGVAPGAQLISCKIGDTRLGSMETGTGLVRALIAAVEHKCDLINMSYGEPTILPDYGRFIDLSNEVVDKHRIIFISSAGNSGPALNTVGAPGGTSTTIIGVGAYVSPAMAAGAHCVVQPPAEGMEYTWSSRGPTADGDLGVSISAPGGAVAPVPTWTLQSRMLMNGTSMASPSACGGVALLVSGMKAEGIPLSPYSVRKAIENTAACISNAPEEKLTTGNGLLQVDRAFEYTQHAKKLPLVSYRISITQVGKSIPKLRGIYLRGSNACHQTSEWTVQLDPKFHEDASNLEQLVPFEECLQLHSTDTSVIQIPEYILVTNNGRSFNIVVNPANISNGLHYYEVYGIDYKAPWRGPIFRVPITVIKPITLLGEPPLLSITNLSFRSGHIERRFINVPFGASWAEVTMRTSAFDTPRKFFLDTVQICPLKRPIKWEAAVSFSSPSSKNFSFPVEGGLTLELSIAQFWSSGIASHEPTCVDFEIVFHGICIDQKVIALDGSESPLRIVARSLLASEKLAPVATLNKIKTPYRPVECNLSSLPTDRDRLPSGKQVIALTLTYKFKLEDSAEVKPHVPLLNNRIYDNKFESQFYRISDSNKRVYSSGDVYPSYVKLSKGEYTLQLYIRHENVQFLEKLKQLVLFIERKLDKKDFIPLSFYSEPDGPIVGSGTFRSTILVPGEPEAFYVSPPSREQLPKNAPPGAVLVGSITYGTVSTFNKKDDQKQHAPVSYNISYSIPPSKVNDDKEKGVSVGTKSISEQLVEEVRDTKIKFLSSLKQETEEDKSAWSELVASLKSEYPKYTPLLAKILECVLRKANDDKIGHEKEVITAADEVVDSIDKEELAKYLYLNSDPEDEEAQKFKKKLEETRDQFADALYQKGLALAEIESLKSDESIEASSKDIFEENYKELIKWVDAKSAKYGTLTVLRERRCGRPGTALKVLNDLIQNESEPKKKLYDLKIQLIEEMGWSHVSTYEKQWMQVRFPPTLPPF; encoded by the exons ATGTGGCCGTCGCTACATAAACCCGTCGCCCACGCCCAcctgcgcctcctcctcgcAGTCTCCGCCTGCTCCGGTCCACTCCACTtcggcaccaccaccagcgcAGTCGCGGCGGCGGTTACGACTCGAGGCCCGAGCCCGAGCAGCGGCGTCGCGGCCACCGCGATGccttcgtcgtcctcctcgccgccgccgccagccgaggagacgaccgccgccgcctcccccgcgggTGGGTTCCGCCTCACCGAGCCCTCCTTCCTCGAGTCGCTGATGCCGAAGAAGGAGATCGGCGTCGACCGCTTCCTCGCCGCGCACCCCGAGTACGATGGGCGCGGCGCGCTCATCGCCATCTTCG ATTCTGGAGTTGATCCAGCTGCTGCTGGGTTGCAGACTACTTCAGATGGAAAACCTAAAATCCTTGATGTTATTGATTG CACCGGTAGTGGTGATGTTGACACATCCAAAGTGGTGAAAGCTGATGCTGATGGTGCTATTGTTGGTGCTTCAG GTGCTCGTTTGGTTGTAAACTCCTCGTGGAAGAACCCTTCTCAAGAGTGGCATGTTGGCTGTAAATTGATATATGAACTGTTTACTTATACACTTACATCTCGATTGAAG aaagaaagaaagaagaaatggGATGAGGAAAACCAGGAAGCAATTTCTGATGCTCTGAAGCAGCTGAATGAATTTGAAAAG AAACACACTAAGCCTGATGATGCCACGCTGAAGAAGGCTCATGAAGACTTGCAAAGCAGACTTGATTACCTGAGGAAACAAGCTGAA GGTTATGATGACAAGGGACCTGTGATTGATATTGTTGCATGGCATGATGGTGATGTTTGGAGGGTTGCTGTTGATACCCAAACCCTTGAGGGTAAAAATAATGGCGGAAAACTAGCAGACTTTGTTCCGTTGACAAACTACAG gCTTGAACGAAAATATGCAATTTTTAGCAAATTAGATGCTTGCTCTTTTGTAGCAAACATTTACGATGATGGGAACCTCGTTAGTATAGTAACTGACTGCTCTCCGCATGCTACTCATGTCGCGGGCATTGCTGCTGCATTTCATCCAGAT GAACCTTTGCTGAATGGAGTTGCACCTGGAGCACAATTGATTTCGTGTAAGATTGGAGACACCCGCTTAGGATCAATGGAGACAGGGACAGGCCTGGTTAGGGCCTTGATAGCTGCAGTAGAG CACAAATGTGATTTGATTAATATGAGCTATGGAGAGCCTACAATTCTTCCTGACTATGGCAGATTCATTGATCTTTCTAATGAG GTTGTGGACAAGCATCGTATTATATTCATTAGTAGTGCTGGAAACAGTGGACCTGCTTTAAACACTGTTGGTGCTCCTGGTGGGACTAGTACAACCATAATTGGTGTTGGTGCTTATGTTTCACCAGCTATGGCTGCTGGAGCTCACTGTGTTGTACAACCACCAGCTGAGGGGATGGAATACACCTG GTCTAGCCGAGGCCCTACTGCTGATGGGGATCTTGGTGTCTCCATTAGTGCACCTGGTGGGGCAGTTGCTCCTGTACCAACTTGGACGCTTCAATCTCGCATGCTTATGAATGGCACTTCCATGGCATCTCCTTCTGCCTGTGGTGGGGTAGCTCTTCTTGTTAGCGGCATGAAG GCCGAAGGCATTCCATTAAGCCCTTATTCTGTAAGGAAAGCAATTGAGAATACAGCTGCATGTATAAGTAATGCACCTGAGGAGAAACTGACTACAGGAAATGGGCTTTTGCAAGTTGATAG GGCTTTTGAATATACACAGCACGCAAAGAAGTTGCCACTTGTTTCTTATAGAATCTCAATCACTCAAGTTGGAAAGTCAA TTCCTAAATTAAGAGGAATATACCTTCGGGGGAGTAATGCATGTCACCAAACAAGTGAG TGGACTGTTCAACTTGACCCTAAATTTCATGAGGATGCCAGTAATCTGGAGCAATTGGTTCCTTTTGAGGAGTGCCTGCAGCTGCATTCAACTGATACCTCTGTTATTCAAATTCCTGAATATATATTGGTGACAAACAATGGGCGCAGTTTCAA CATTGTTGTCAATCCTGCTAATATCAGCAATGGCCTTCACTATTATGAAGTTTATGGCATAGATTACAAAGCACCGTGGCGTGGACCCATTTTCCGCGTGCCAATTACTGTAATAAAGCCTATTACTCTACTGGGAGAGCCACCATTATTGTCAATTACAAACCTTTCGTTTAGATCTG GTCATATTGAAAGGAGGTTCATAAATGTGCCTTTTGGAGCTTCATGGGCAGAAGTTACCATGCGGACATCAGCTTTTGATACTCCTAGAAAGTTCTTTTTGGACACTGTTCAG ATCTGTCCACTGAAGCGACCTATCAAATGGGAGGCTGCTGTTAGTTTCTCTTCACCTTCTTCAAAAAATTTCAGTTTTCCTGTAGAAGGTGGCTTAACTTTGGAATTGTCAATAGCCCAGTTCTGGTCTAGCGGAATTGCTAGCCACGAACCTACTTGTGTTGATTTTGAG ATTGTGTTCCATGGAATATGCATTGATCAGAAAGTAATTGCCCTTGATGGCAGTGAGTCACCCTTGCGTATAGTTGCTAGATCACTTCTAGCATCAGAGAAGCTTGCTCCTGTTGCCACCCTTAACAAG ATCAAGACGCCTTATCGACCTGTGGAGTGTAATCTTTCTTCACTTCCCACTGACCGTGATAGATTACCCTCTGGCAAGCAAGTTATTGCACTGACCTTAAC TTACAAGTTCAAACTAGAGGACAGTGCTGAAGTAAAGCCCCACGTGCCACTACTTAACAACAGAATATATGACAACAAGTTTGAGTCTCAGTTTTATAGAATATCAGATTCAAACAAG CGTGTTTACTCTTCTGGCGATGTCTACCCTAGTTATGTCAAACTTTCAAAAGGAGAATACACACTGCAACTGTACATAAG GCATGAGAATGTGCAATTCTTGGAGAAACTCAAGCAATTGGTTCTGTTTATTGAGAGGAAACTAGATAAAAAG GATTTCATTCCATTGAGTTTTTACTCTGAACCTGATGGCCCTATAGTTGGAAGTGGCACCTTCAGATCCACAATTTTAGTTCCAGG AGAACCTGAAGCATTCTATGTGAGTCCTCCATCTAGAGAACAACTCCCAAAG AATGCTCCACCTGGGGCTGTTTTGGTTGGGTCCATAACCTATGGTACTGTAAGCACATTTAACAAGAAAGATGACCAAAAACAGCATGCTCCAGTATCTTACAATATCTCGTATAGCATTCCACCATCAAAG GTTAATGATGATAAAGAAAAGGGGGTTTCAGTTGGAACAAAGAGCATATCTGAGCAGTTAGTTGAGGAG GTTCGGGACACCAAGATAAAGTTTCTTTCCAGCCTTAAGCAAGAAACTGAGGAGGACAAGTCTGCCTGGTCGGAGCTTGTTGCATCTCTGAAG TCAGAATATCCAAAATATACACCCTTGCTTGCTAAGATTTTGGAATGTGTACTCCGGAAAGCAAATGACGATAAGATTGGCCATGAAAAAGAG GTTATTACTGCAGCTGATGAGGTTGTGGACAGTATCGATAAAGAGGAACTTGCAAagtatttatatctaaattCGGACCCTGAAGACGAAGAAGCCCAG AAATTTAAGAAAAAACTGGAAGAAACACGGGATCAGTTCGCTGATGCACTATACCAGAAGGGTCTTGCATTGGCAGAGATTGAGTCACTAAAG TCTGATGAATCTATCGAGGCATCTTCTAAAGATATTTTTGAGGAAAATTACAAAGAATTGATTAAATGGGTTGATGCTAAATCTGCTAAATATGGCACTCTGACTGTCTTGCGTGAGAGACGCTGTGGAAGGCCTGGTACAGCATTGAAG GTTCTAAATGACCTGATTCAAAATGAATCTGAACCGAAGAAAAAGCTCTATGATTTGAAGATCCAGTTGATCGAGGAAATGGGATGGAGCCATGTTTCAACCTACGAAAAGCAGTGGATGCAAGTCCGCTTTCCCCCAACTCTGCCTCCGTTTTGA
- the LOC101764634 gene encoding probable phospholipid hydroperoxide glutathione peroxidase, with product MPPRPAPLLSRLRAAAVVTPCSSATPPRYGRHPRLASPFASSPYCPRFPRAAAAVVSPLVLRPIAGGFALFSMAAASSASSVHDFTVKDASGKDVDLSTYKGKVLLIVNVASQCGLTNSNYTELSQLYEKYKDQGFEILAFPCNQFGGQEPGTNEEIVQFACTRFKAEYPIFDKVDVNGDNTAPIYKFLKSSKGSLFGENIKWNFSKFLVDKEGRVVERYAPTTSPLSIEKDIKKLLGGS from the exons ATGCCCCCACGCCCCGCCCCGCTCCTCTCTCGCCtccgcgctgccgccgtcgtCACCCCTTGCTcctccgccacgccgccgcggtACGGCCGCCACCCTCGCCTCGCTAGCCCCTTTGCTTCGTCCCCTTACTGCCCGCGcttcccccgcgccgccgccgccgtggtctCGCCGCTCGTACTGCGCCCGATCGCCGGCGGGTTCGCGCTGTTCagcatggccgccgcctcctccgcctcctccgtccaCGACTTCACCGTCAAG GATGCTAGCGGGAAAGATGTGGACCTGAGCACCTACAAGGGGAAGGTCCTGCTCATCGTTAATGTTGCATCCCAGTG CGGCTTGACCAATTCCAACTACACAGAGCTGAGCCAATTGTATGAGAAATATAAGGACCAAG GTTTTGAGATCCTTGCTTTCCCATGCAACCAGTTCGGTGGGCAAGAACCTGGCACTAATGAGGAGATCGTCCAGTTTGCTTGCACTCGCTTCAAGGCTGAGTATCCAATTTTTGACAAG GTTGATGTCAATGGTGACAACACTGCACCCATCTACAAGTTCCTGAAGTCCAGCAAAGGCAGTCTCTTTGGTGAGAATATCAAGTGGAACTTCTCCAAGTTCTTGGTTGACAAAGAGGGGCGTGTTGTGGAGCGGTACGCACCGACCACTTCCCCACTCAGCATcgag AAGGACATCAAGAAGCTACTTGGAGGTTCTTAA
- the LOC101765448 gene encoding skin secretory protein xP2 codes for MAAPTAAAAAADTATPPPPPSAEPAAAPAPDQKVSPPPLPPQPDAPAPSPATAPAAPPGPSPAATPTPAPATAPAPAPAPAPKKRKLEEVGFHTSDYYKIRAVIADLRVRFVQVYQATDFRNTDAAREILKEIKGVMELSKKMRLKLGATSEPVKPTEKPAAGLVKDEPVKQSEKLSAGPVTEEPVKPAEKPSAGPVKDEPVKPLEKPSAEPVKDVPMKPTEPAPAPAGENNQVPGVGQTTISPNNAGVDSAVKNDNSDVQQ; via the exons ATGGCCGCTCcgaccgccgctgccgccgccgccgacaccgccaccccgcctcctccaccgtcgGCGGAACCCGCGGCTGCACCCGCACCGGATCAAAAggtctctcctcctcctcttccccctcaGCCCGACGCGCCCGCGCCGTCCCCGGCGACAGCGCCTGCAGCACCCCCCGGGCCCTCGCCTGCGGCAACCCCCACTCCTGCACCTGCGACAGCGCCAGCCCCAGCCCCAGCCCCAGCCCCGAAGAAGAGGAAGCTGGAGGAGGTGGGGTTCCACACCTCCGACTACTACAAGATCCGCGCCGTCATCGCGGACCTGCGTGTCCGCTTCGTCCAG GTTTACCAGGCTACCGATTTCCGCAACACTGATGCTGCTCGTGAGATTCTGAAAG AAATAAAGGGAGTTATGGAACTATCCAAGAAAATGAGGCTCAAGCTTGGTGCTACATCTGAGCCTGTGAAACCAACAGAGAAGCCTGCAGCTGGACTTGTGAAGGATGAGCCCGTGAAACAATCAGAGAAGCTTTCAGCTGGACCTGTGACAGAAGAGCCCGTGAAGCCAGCAGAGAAGCCTTCAGCTGGACCTGTGAAGGATGAGCCTGTAAAACCATTAGAGAAGCCTTCAGCCGAACCTGTGAAGGATGTGCCTATGAAACCCACCGagccagctccagctccagctggAGAAAACAATCAAGTTCCCGGGGTAGGCCAGACTACAATTTCTCCTAATAATGCAGGTGTTGATTCGGCGGTCAAGAATGATAACTCAGATGTCCAGCAGTGA
- the LOC101764224 gene encoding FT-interacting protein 1 — protein sequence MAGVLPRFGPFGPLPPPPLDEFGIKETRPRLAGGRAGGYDLVERMEYLYVRVVKARDLKWTGAFDPFADVKLGGYSCATRHIEKTASPEWNDVFAFSRERIQASFLDVVVRGKGFAKDDYVGKLRFDLCDAPVRVPPDSALAPQWYHVLDKNGERKGEVMMAVWFGTQADECFPLAVHADAPLAVDAKLAAHIRCKQYTVPRLWYVRVNIIEARDVAFVDKARVGEVFVRSRIAGQVHKTKTCVSRLPSYGWNEDHLFVAAEPFEDHLILSVEDRVKVDKEEVIGHVHIPFKEFERRWDARPIRPRWFNLVRPEGAAKIEKFSTKICVRLCLEGGYRVLTEPVHYLSDVRPAARELWHNRPPIGLIELGIHNAFGLSSMRTRDGRGSCDAYCVAKYGVKWFRTQTVIDSLAPRFHQQCYWEVHDHCTVLTVAVFHNCQVGDKGGLVTGDPVKDVLLGKVRIRLSTLETGRIYTHAYPLVSLHGGGIKKMGELQLAVRFSSTSTLGLLQTYARPHLPPMHYHHPLPIVHQETLRREAVALIAHRLGRMDPPLRRECIEHLCEAHSHRWSMRRSKAHFFRVMAALAPLFAALRWFVDVCHWRNPATTIAVHIIYAMLVCCPNLILPTFFLYKFLLGLWNYRRRPRHPWHVDTKVSHAEMAHQDELDEEFDEFPTKRPPEVVRMRYDRLRSLGARIQEIVGDVAAHVERARCAMTWRDPRATAVYLLACLFLAVTTFLAPFQAVALLTGFYLMRHPALRQRLPDVPTNFFRRLPCKVDCLL from the exons ATGGCCGGCGTCCTGCCGAGGTTCGGCCCGTTCggccctctgccgccgccgccgttagATGAGTTCGGGATCAAGGAGACGAGGCCCCGTCTCGCTGGCGGGCGGGCCGGGGGTTACGACCTCGTGGAGCGGATGGAGTACCTGTACGTGCGCGTCGTCAAGGCGCGGGACCTCAAGTGGACCGGCGCTTTCGACCCCTTCGCCGACGtgaagctcgggggctactcctgcGCGACGCGGCACATCGAGAAGACGGCGAGCCCCGAGTGGAACGACGTGTTCGCGTTCTCGCGGGAGCGGATCCAGGCGTCGTTCCTGGACGTGGTGGTCCGGGGCAAGGGCTTCGCCAAGGACGACTACGTCGGGAAACTGCGCTTCGACCTCTGCGACGCCCCCGTGCGCGTGCCGCCCGACAGCGCGCTCGCGCCGCAGTGGTACCACGTCTTGGACAAGAACGGCGAGCGCAAAGGGGAGGTGATGATGGCCGTGTGGTTCGGCACGCAGGCCGACGAGTGCTTCCCGCTGGCCGTGCACGCGGACGCCCCGCTCGCCGTGGACGCCAAGCTCGCCGCGCACATCCGATGCAAGCAGTACACCGTGCCGCGGCTGTGGTACGTGCGCGTCAACATCATCGAGGCCCGCGACGTCGCGTTCGTGGACAAGGCCCGCGTGGGCGAGGTGTTCGTGCGCTCCAGGATAGCCGGGCAGGTGCACAAGACCAAGACGTGCGTCTCCCGGCTGCCGTCGTACGGCTGGAACGAGGACCACCTGTtcgtcgccgccgagccgtTCGAAGACCACCTCATCCTCTCCGTCGAGGACCGCGTCAAGGTCGACAAGGAGGAGGTCATCGGCCACGTCCACATTCCGTTCAAGGAATTCGAACGACGGTGGGACGCTCGTCCAATTCGCCCAAGATG GTTCAATTTGGTGCGGCCAGAGGGAGCCGCCAAGATAGAAAAGTTCTCTACCAAGATTTGCGTCCGGCTCTGCCTCGAAGGCGGATACAGAGTGCTGACAGAGCCGGTCCACTACCTGAGCGAcgtccggccggcggcgagggagctGTGGCACAACCGGCCGCCCATCGGCCTCATCGAGCTCGGCATCCACAACGCGTTCGGCCTGAGCTCCATGCGCACGCGCGACGGCCGCGGCTCCTGCGACGCCTACTGCGTCGCCAAGTACGGCGTCAAGTGGTTCCGCACGCAGACCGTCATCGACAGCCTCGCGCCGCGGTTCCACCAGCAGTGCTACTGGGAAGTGCACGACCACTGCACCGTGCTCACCGTCGCCGTCTTCCACAACTGCCAGGTCGGCGACAAGGGCGGCCTGGTGACCGGAGACCCCGTCAAGGACGTCCTCCTCGGCAAGGTGCGCATCCGGCTCTCCACGCTCGAGACCGGCCGCATCTACACGCACGCCTACCCTCTCgtctccctccacggcggcggcatcaAGAAGATGGGCGAGCTCCAGCTCGCCGTCCGGTTCTCGAGCACGTCTACCCTGGGCCTGCTCCAGACGTACGCGCGGCCGCACCTGCCGCCGATGCACTACCACCACCCGCTGCCCATCGTGCACCAGGAGACGCTGCGGCGCGAGGCGGTGGCGCTCATCGCGCACCGGCTGGGCCGGATGGACCCGCCGCTGCGCCGGGAGTGCATCGAGCACCTCTGCGAGGCGCACTCGCACCGGTGGAGCATGCGGCGCAGCAAGGCCCACTTCTTCCGCGTCATGGCGGCGCTGGCGCCCCTGTTCGCGGCGCTCAGGTGGTTCGTCGACGTCTGCCACTGGAGGAACCCGGCTACCACCATCGCGGTGCACATCATCTACGCCATGCTCGTGTGCTGCCCGAACCTCATCCTGCCCACCTTCTTCCTGTACAAGTTCCTGCTCGGCCTGTGGAACTACCGGCGCCGGCCGAGGCACCCGTGGCACGTCGACACGAAGGTCTCGCACGCCGAGATGGCGCACCAGGACGAGCTCGACGAGGAGTTCGACGAGTTCCCGACGAAGCGGCCCCCCGAGGTGGTGCGCATGCGGTACGACCGGCTGAGGAGCCTAGGGGCGCGGATACAGGAGATTGTCGGCGACGTCGCAGCCCACGTCGAGCGCGCCCGGTGCGCGATGACGTGGAGAGACCCCCGCGCCACGGCCGTGTACCTCCTGGCGTGCCTGTTCCTTGCGGTGACCACCTTTCTGGCGCCGTtccaggcggtggcgctgctgaCGGGGTTCTACCTGATGCGGCACCCGGCGCTCCGGCAGAGGCTGCCCGACGTGCCGACAAACTTCTTCCGGCGACTGCCCTGCAAGGTCGATTGCCTGCTTTGA
- the LOC101754389 gene encoding protein SPT2 homolog, with product MANKFDNEANQFEDEEFDQDDDDDLGDFIVYSDEEDAEMSKHKHQRQAELEDDIEEEVEEEVEQVEEIEEEEEEAPVGQQEILSLREQLKEEIRRKNAAMAAGTSKASCSSSVNQMIMPPAKDGYGTFFGPSKPVLARRVIEEGCSSIMKERQNVPSRKGGQLVSKVQPGTVENLQKPKFVSEEKRKVDALRENRDYSSLFSDDADTPQPTKEQSDNRPPLLDPKSESHVPGPMNSAGMSRASFQAHVHSKAGSPGKDPLGDRKRMIAAGINGSNLPNMKKKTPGLMKPSSNSQKLQPSVQSKKPQASIPGQRQQQLASQGQRMQHQLQIQRPQGNGRQQSLQGRRPDESVQGQHIGHNGSAVLHGRSKSEQKLLGPSSKLKAHRPVEKRAVKRKSDDGMGNYSSIIRKIFKYNPEKFIPGGDEDDRDMEADFASIEREERRSAALARKEDEEQLRLIQEEERRERAMKKKKVAHKE from the exons ATGGCGAACAAATTCGACAACGAAGCCAAT CAATTTGAGGACGAAGAATTTGACcaagatgacgacgacgacctcgGTGATTTCATCGTGTATAGCGATGAAGAAGATGCTGAGATGTCGAAGCACAAGCATCAGCGGCAAGCGGAGTTGGAGGATGACATTGAAGAGGAAGTGGAAGAGGAGGTTGAGCAAGTAGAGGAgattgaggaggaggaagaagaggctccAGTTGGGCAGCAAGAGATACTTAGCCTGAGGGAGCAGTTAAAGGAGGAAATTAGGAGGAAAAATGCTGCAATGGCTGCTGGCACCTCCAAGGCTAGCTGTTCATCATCTGTGAATCAGATGATAATGCCACCGGCGAAGGACGG ATATGGCACCTTCTTTGGTCCATCAAAGCCAGTGCTTGCTCGTCGAGTCATTGAAGAAGGATGCTCATCGATCATGAAAGAACGACAAAACGTGCCATCCAGA AAAGGTGGCCAATTGGTTTCAAAGGTGCAACCTGGCACAGTTGAGAATCTGCAGAAGCCAAAGTTTGTTAGTGAG GAGAaaagaaaggttgatgcacttcGTGAGAACCGAGATTACTCATCTTTGTTCTCTGATGATGCTGATACTCCACAACCTACAAAAGAGCAATCTGACAATAGGCCGCCTCTCCTTGATCCCAAATCTG AGTCCCATGTTCCTGGGCCGATGAATTCTGCTGGTATGAGCAGGGCTTCCTTTCAGGCTCATGTCCATAGTAAGGCAGGGTCTCCTGGGAAGGACCCTCTTGGAGACAGAAAAAGGATGATTGCTGCTGGTATAAACGGGTCCAACCTGCCTAACATGAAGAAGAAAACTCCAGGGTTGATGAAGCCATCCTCCAATAGCCAAAAGCTACAGCCGTCAGTGCAGAGCAAGAAGCCGCAGGCGTCAATTCCTGGCCAGAGGCAGCAACAGCTGGCATCCCAGGGCCAGAGGATGCAGCATCAGTTGCAGATTCAGAGACCGCAAGGCAATGGCCGTCAGCAATCCTTGCAAGGTCGAAGGCCTGATGAATCTGTACAAGGTCAGCATATTGGACATAATGGATCGGCTGTGCTCCATGGGAGATCGAAATCAGAACAAAAGCTGCTCGGTCCTTCCTCAAAACTCAAG GCACATCGTCCAGTGGAAAAACGTGCAGTGAAAAGAAAATCAGATGATGGAATGGGAAACTATTCATCCATTATCAGAAAAATATTCAA GTACAATCCTGAAAAATTTATTCCTGGCGGAGATGAAGATGACCGTGACATGGAAGCTGATTTTGCTAGTATAGAGAGGGAAGAGAGACGAAG CGCGGCACTTGCGAGGAAAGAGGATGAGGAGCAGCTCCGGCTGATCCAGGAAGAAGAGAGGCGCGAGCGCGcgatgaagaagaaaaaggtaGCACACAAGGAATAG